From one Magnolia sinica isolate HGM2019 chromosome 18, MsV1, whole genome shotgun sequence genomic stretch:
- the LOC131233867 gene encoding protein tesmin/TSO1-like CXC 2 isoform X1: protein MKTEVPATVTSPEKAEEDPLSENSRVLIKPVTDGYGKLVNGAAEKNDEMTPYELPDLPLGLESIDALLDAYFKSPLGEQGDQHLTDQAATDFAPSVLSSEECRIRKCGKEMPVSSPGLYQHGTPDKLEAEGMMQHGNCDHTPLHLNDFSNDYNQTIEDQMPYDFKEANQQQHCISRRHLQFEASEAVVDSNTSSTSHVESTKTSNNKQVVNSFQPGIGLHLNRIGNAAAVNWRPSAQIARNDYLSAQGDKSLSESDPHSPKDSRGKSVPSIVVCNLSAKLSELDQLEYQASVPTSGSCKRGCNCKVSACLLKFCTCYQAGVGCSEACQCKGCQNSFGTAGQFVPFQTKPDSGKNKRSCRCKIARCTLRSCMCCKTGYGCTDECRCEGCQNIYGRRPPYNASLMQ, encoded by the exons ATGAAGACTGAAGTGCCTGCAACTGTAACCTCTCCAGAGAAAGCAGAAGAAGATCCACTGAGCGAAAACTCACGTGTCCTCATAAAACCCGTTACTGATGGCTATGGGAAATTGGTCAATGGAGCAGCAGAAAAGAATGATGAAATGACACCCTATGAGCTGCCGGATTTGCCTCTTGGTCTTGAGTCTATTGATGCTCTTCTTGATGCCTATTTTAAATCTCCTTTGGGTGAGCAAGGTGACCAGCATTTAACAGATCAGGCTGCTACTGATTTTGCCCCTTCAGTGCTAAGCAGTGAGGAGTGCCGCATTCGAAAATGTGGGAAGGAAATGCCTGTCTCTTCACCGGGTCTTTATCAGCATGGAACACCAGATAAGCTTGAAGCTGAAGGAATGATGCAACATGGCAATTGTGATCACACCCCACTTCATTTGAATGACTTTAGCAATGATTACAACCAAACAATTGAGGACCAGATGCCATATGATTTCAAG GAGGCCAATCAACAGCAACATTGCATATCTAGACGTCATCTTCAATTTGAAGCTTCAGAAGCTGTAGTGGACTCCAACACTTCAAGTACATCCCATGTGGAATCAACCAAGACCTCCAACAACAAGCAAGTGGTCAACTCCTTCCAGCCCGGTATTGGGTTACACTTGAACAGAATTGGTAATGCTGCTGCAGTCAACTGGCGTCCAAGTGCGCAAATAGCTAGAAATGATTATTTGAGTGCTCAAGGAGACAAGTCACTGTCTGAGAGTGATCCTCATTCACCAAAAGATTCCAGGGGTAAGTCAGTTCCTTCGATTGTAGTTTGCAACTTGTCAGCCAAGTTAAGTGAACTGGATCAGCTGGAATATCAAGCTTCAGTGCCAACCTCTGGAAGCTGTAAAAGAGGATGTAATTGCAAGGTTTCTGCATGCCTGTTGAAGTTCTGTACATGCTATCAG GCTGGTGTTGGATGCTCTGAAGCATGCCAATGCAAGGGGTGTCAAAATTCTTTTGGGACTGCTGGTCAATTTGTTCCTTTCCAAACAAAGCCAGACTCAGGCAAGAATAAAAGATCATGCAGGTGCAAGATAGCAAGGTGTACCCTGAGGAGCTGTATGTGCTGTAAG ACTGGTTATGGATGCACTGATGAATGCCGATGTGAGGGATGTCAAAATATCTATGGAAGGCGGCCACCATACAATGCCAGCCTCATGCAATAG
- the LOC131233867 gene encoding protein tesmin/TSO1-like CXC 2 isoform X2, whose protein sequence is MKTEVPATVTSPEKAEEDPLSENSRVLIKPVTDGYGKLVNGAAEKNDEMTPYELPDLPLGLESIDALLDAYFKSPLGEQGDQHLTDQAATDFAPSVLSSEECRIRKCGKEMPVSSPGLYQHGTPDKLEAEGMMQHGNCDHTPLHLNDFSNDYNQTIEDQMPYDFKQHCISRRHLQFEASEAVVDSNTSSTSHVESTKTSNNKQVVNSFQPGIGLHLNRIGNAAAVNWRPSAQIARNDYLSAQGDKSLSESDPHSPKDSRGKSVPSIVVCNLSAKLSELDQLEYQASVPTSGSCKRGCNCKVSACLLKFCTCYQAGVGCSEACQCKGCQNSFGTAGQFVPFQTKPDSGKNKRSCRCKIARCTLRSCMCCKTGYGCTDECRCEGCQNIYGRRPPYNASLMQ, encoded by the exons ATGAAGACTGAAGTGCCTGCAACTGTAACCTCTCCAGAGAAAGCAGAAGAAGATCCACTGAGCGAAAACTCACGTGTCCTCATAAAACCCGTTACTGATGGCTATGGGAAATTGGTCAATGGAGCAGCAGAAAAGAATGATGAAATGACACCCTATGAGCTGCCGGATTTGCCTCTTGGTCTTGAGTCTATTGATGCTCTTCTTGATGCCTATTTTAAATCTCCTTTGGGTGAGCAAGGTGACCAGCATTTAACAGATCAGGCTGCTACTGATTTTGCCCCTTCAGTGCTAAGCAGTGAGGAGTGCCGCATTCGAAAATGTGGGAAGGAAATGCCTGTCTCTTCACCGGGTCTTTATCAGCATGGAACACCAGATAAGCTTGAAGCTGAAGGAATGATGCAACATGGCAATTGTGATCACACCCCACTTCATTTGAATGACTTTAGCAATGATTACAACCAAACAATTGAGGACCAGATGCCATATGATTTCAAG CAACATTGCATATCTAGACGTCATCTTCAATTTGAAGCTTCAGAAGCTGTAGTGGACTCCAACACTTCAAGTACATCCCATGTGGAATCAACCAAGACCTCCAACAACAAGCAAGTGGTCAACTCCTTCCAGCCCGGTATTGGGTTACACTTGAACAGAATTGGTAATGCTGCTGCAGTCAACTGGCGTCCAAGTGCGCAAATAGCTAGAAATGATTATTTGAGTGCTCAAGGAGACAAGTCACTGTCTGAGAGTGATCCTCATTCACCAAAAGATTCCAGGGGTAAGTCAGTTCCTTCGATTGTAGTTTGCAACTTGTCAGCCAAGTTAAGTGAACTGGATCAGCTGGAATATCAAGCTTCAGTGCCAACCTCTGGAAGCTGTAAAAGAGGATGTAATTGCAAGGTTTCTGCATGCCTGTTGAAGTTCTGTACATGCTATCAG GCTGGTGTTGGATGCTCTGAAGCATGCCAATGCAAGGGGTGTCAAAATTCTTTTGGGACTGCTGGTCAATTTGTTCCTTTCCAAACAAAGCCAGACTCAGGCAAGAATAAAAGATCATGCAGGTGCAAGATAGCAAGGTGTACCCTGAGGAGCTGTATGTGCTGTAAG ACTGGTTATGGATGCACTGATGAATGCCGATGTGAGGGATGTCAAAATATCTATGGAAGGCGGCCACCATACAATGCCAGCCTCATGCAATAG